Proteins from one Pongo abelii isolate AG06213 chromosome 7, NHGRI_mPonAbe1-v2.0_pri, whole genome shotgun sequence genomic window:
- the LOC100459910 gene encoding cytochrome P450 11B1, mitochondrial isoform X1 has translation MALRAKAEVCMAVPWLSLQRAQALGTRATRVPRTVLPFEAMPRRPGNRWLRLLQIWREQGYEHLHLEVHQTFQELGPIFRYDLGGAGMVCVMLPEDVEKLQQVDSLHPHRMSLEPWVAYRQHRGHKCGVFLLNGPEWRFNRLRLNPEVLSPKAVQRFLPMVDVVARDFSQALKKKVLQNARGSLTLDVQPSIFHYTIEASNLALFGERLGLVGHSPSSASLNFLHALEVMFKSTVQLMFMPRSLSRWTSPKAWKEHFEAWDCIFQYGDNCIQKIYQELAFSCPQQYTSIVAELLLNAELSPDAIKANSMELTAGSVDTTVFPLLMTLFELARNPNVQQALRQESLAASASISEHPQKATTELPLLRAALKETLRLYPVGLFLERVVSSDLVLQNYHIPAGTLVRVFLYSLGRNPASFPRPERYNPQRWLDIRGSGRNFYHLPFGFGMRQCLGRRLAEAEMLLLLHHVLKHLQVETLTQEDIKMVYSFILRPSTFPLLTFRAIS, from the exons ATGGCACTCAGGGCAAAGGCAGAGGTGTGCATGGCAGTGCCCTGGCTATCCCTGCAAAGGGCGCAGGCACTGGGCACCAGAGCCACCCGGGTCCCCAGGACAGTGCTGCCCTTTGAAGCCATGCCCCGGCGTCCAGGCAACAGGTGGCTGAGGCTGCTGCAGATCTGGAGGGAGCAGGGTTATGAGCACCTGCACCTGGAAGTACACCAGACCTTCCAGGAGCTGGGGCCCATTTTCAG GTATGACTTGGGAGGAGCAGGCATGGTGTGTGTGATGCTGCCAGAGGACgtggagaagctgcagcaggtGGACAGCCTACATCCCCACAGGATGAGCCTGGAGCCCTGGGTGGCCTACAGACAACATCGTGGGCACAAATGTGGCGTGTTCTTGCT GAATGGGCCTGAATGGCGCTTCAACCGATTGCGGCTGAACCCAGAAGTGCTGTCGCCCAAGGCCGTGCAGAGGTTCCTCCCGATGGTGGATGTGGTGGCCAGGGACTTCTCCCAGGCCTTGAAGAAGAAGGTGCTGCAGAACGCCCGGGGGAGCCTGACCCTGGATGTCCAGCCCAGCATCTTCCACTACACCATAGAAG CCAGCAACTTAGCTCTTTTTGGAGAGCGGCTGGGCCTGGTTGGCCacagccccagctctgccagccTGAACTTCCTCCATGCCCTGGAGGTCATGTTCAAATCCACCGTCCAGCTCATGTTCatgcccaggagcctgtctcgCTGGACCAGCCCCAAGGCGTGgaaggagcactttgaggcctgggACTGCATCTTCCAGTACG GCGATAACTGTATCCAGAAAATCTATCAGGAACTGGCCTTCAGCTGCCCTCAACAGTACACCAGCATCGTGGCGGAGCTCCTGTTGAATGCGGAACTGTCGCCAGATGCCATCAAGGCCAACTCTATGGAACTCACTGCAGGGAGCGTGGACACG ACGGTGTTTCCCTTGCTGATGACGCTCTTTGAACTGGCTCGGAACCCCAATGTGCAGCAGGCCCTGCGCCAGGAGAGCCTGGCCGCCTCAGCCAGCATCAGTGAACACCCCCAGAAGGCAACCACCGAGCTGCCCTTGCTGCGGGCGGCCCTCAAGGAGACCTTGAG GCTCTACCCTGTGGGTCTGTTTTTGGAGCGAGTGGTGAGCTCAGACTTGGTGCTTCAGAACTACCACATCCCAGCTGGG ACATTGGTGCGCGTGTTCCTATACTCTCTGGGTCGCAACCCTGCCTCGTTCCCGAGGCCGGAGCGCTATAACCCCCAGCGCTGGCTAGACATCAGGGGCTCCGGCAGGAACTTCTACCACTTGCCCTTTGGCTTCGGCATGCGCCAGTGCCTCGGGCGGCGCCTGGCAGAGGcagagatgctgctgctgctgcaccaT GTGCTGAAACACCTCCAGGTGGAGACACTAACCCAAGAGGATATAAAGATGGTCTACAGCTTCATATTGAGGCCCAGCACGTTCCCCCTCCTCACCTTCAGAGCCATCAGCTAA
- the LOC100459910 gene encoding cytochrome P450 11B1, mitochondrial isoform X2, with amino-acid sequence MALRAKAEVCMAVPWLSLQRAQALGTRATRVPRTVLPFEAMPRRPGNRWLRLLQIWREQGYEHLHLEVHQTFQELGPIFRYDLGGAGMVCVMLPEDVEKLQQVDSLHPHRMSLEPWVAYRQHRGHKCGVFLLNGPEWRFNRLRLNPEVLSPKAVQRFLPMVDVVARDFSQALKKKVLQNARGSLTLDVQPSIFHYTIEASNLALFGERLGLVGHSPSSASLNFLHALEVMFKSTVQLMFMPRSLSRWTSPKAWKEHFEAWDCIFQYGDNCIQKIYQELAFSCPQQYTSIVAELLLNAELSPDAIKANSMELTAGSVDTTVFPLLMTLFELARNPNVQQALRQESLAASASISEHPQKATTELPLLRAALKETLRLYPVGLFLERVVSSDLVLQNYHIPAGVLKHLQVETLTQEDIKMVYSFILRPSTFPLLTFRAIS; translated from the exons ATGGCACTCAGGGCAAAGGCAGAGGTGTGCATGGCAGTGCCCTGGCTATCCCTGCAAAGGGCGCAGGCACTGGGCACCAGAGCCACCCGGGTCCCCAGGACAGTGCTGCCCTTTGAAGCCATGCCCCGGCGTCCAGGCAACAGGTGGCTGAGGCTGCTGCAGATCTGGAGGGAGCAGGGTTATGAGCACCTGCACCTGGAAGTACACCAGACCTTCCAGGAGCTGGGGCCCATTTTCAG GTATGACTTGGGAGGAGCAGGCATGGTGTGTGTGATGCTGCCAGAGGACgtggagaagctgcagcaggtGGACAGCCTACATCCCCACAGGATGAGCCTGGAGCCCTGGGTGGCCTACAGACAACATCGTGGGCACAAATGTGGCGTGTTCTTGCT GAATGGGCCTGAATGGCGCTTCAACCGATTGCGGCTGAACCCAGAAGTGCTGTCGCCCAAGGCCGTGCAGAGGTTCCTCCCGATGGTGGATGTGGTGGCCAGGGACTTCTCCCAGGCCTTGAAGAAGAAGGTGCTGCAGAACGCCCGGGGGAGCCTGACCCTGGATGTCCAGCCCAGCATCTTCCACTACACCATAGAAG CCAGCAACTTAGCTCTTTTTGGAGAGCGGCTGGGCCTGGTTGGCCacagccccagctctgccagccTGAACTTCCTCCATGCCCTGGAGGTCATGTTCAAATCCACCGTCCAGCTCATGTTCatgcccaggagcctgtctcgCTGGACCAGCCCCAAGGCGTGgaaggagcactttgaggcctgggACTGCATCTTCCAGTACG GCGATAACTGTATCCAGAAAATCTATCAGGAACTGGCCTTCAGCTGCCCTCAACAGTACACCAGCATCGTGGCGGAGCTCCTGTTGAATGCGGAACTGTCGCCAGATGCCATCAAGGCCAACTCTATGGAACTCACTGCAGGGAGCGTGGACACG ACGGTGTTTCCCTTGCTGATGACGCTCTTTGAACTGGCTCGGAACCCCAATGTGCAGCAGGCCCTGCGCCAGGAGAGCCTGGCCGCCTCAGCCAGCATCAGTGAACACCCCCAGAAGGCAACCACCGAGCTGCCCTTGCTGCGGGCGGCCCTCAAGGAGACCTTGAG GCTCTACCCTGTGGGTCTGTTTTTGGAGCGAGTGGTGAGCTCAGACTTGGTGCTTCAGAACTACCACATCCCAGCTGGG GTGCTGAAACACCTCCAGGTGGAGACACTAACCCAAGAGGATATAAAGATGGTCTACAGCTTCATATTGAGGCCCAGCACGTTCCCCCTCCTCACCTTCAGAGCCATCAGCTAA